The DNA segment GGCATCTTCGCTTCCTTCGCTTCGGCGCAGGAGGACATCGATGTCCAGGAAAGCGCGAGAGCTAACTCGCGCCTCAACAAGTCCCAGTCTGGAGCTCGTCCTTCGGACCTGAGGTCGGCGCTTGCCGCCGGCATCTATTTCATGACCTGGCTTCCACCGTCGACTACGTTAACGTATGATTTTGACGGATACTACGAGCAGGAGACGGTCCCCTCGGAGTTAGCGAGGATCTTCAAAGAAGAGATTGCCTCTGCAGCGACCAAGATCAAGTTGCCCCACCATAAGGGGACGACTGCTGCTCGCCTCGAAGCGTTGGCGGCCTTTGGGCTACCTGCTGACCTCGTGCTCGTCACTGACGACTCAAGGGTTGCTGATCCCGGCCTCATTGGCACGGTAAACTTCCAGCTCACCCTTGATACGGGCGCGCGGGGAGGTACCATCTCCGGCCGTGGTGTCCAGATTGGACTCGGCGACAGCAAGGTGGTCCTGAAGCTTTCCGGCTCAGTAGACTGCTTTGGCTGGGACCGGATCAGCGTCGCATCTTCTACCCCGAAAGAGCGCACCGTCCCCATGACACTCGGCAAGGACGTGGAGCTTGAGGTCAACGACGAGCGTAACATTCTGCGCTTCCTCAATGTAGGGAGCGTCGGTGGAAGCTATTCGGAAAGAAGCCGGCCGAGTATTCCCGGAAATATCCGGAAGATCATTCGTGAGATGGCGAACGAGATCGTAGCCGACCTGGCTGCCCAACTGAAATAGTCGGGCCAAGGCGGTGGCATTAAAGAGGACCAGCAATCGCTGGTCCTCTTCTTTTTGTCCAAACTTTTTACTGTCCCAGTCCGCCGCCTGTTGTACTTTGCGTAGTAGTCGTAGTACCTGTCACACCTTTGTCAAAGAAGCCGCGGGTAGAGGTTGCGATACGGATAATGAAGAAGGCAGCCATGATCACTACGATACCGATAACGGCGTTGATGATACCTTGGCGTGCAGCCTTTACCTTGTCAGCGTTACCACCGGCAGTGATGTACTGAATACCGCTCCAGAGGAGGTAGATAACTGCAAGGATACCCGCAAGGAGGAAGATGATATCGATAACCCGCGTTGCAAGGGTGGTAAGGGTTGTCTCAGGCGTGGAACCACCATCCAGATTTTGTTTTGGCTTAGGGAGCGAGAACGGGGAAGCCGCGTGGGCAATCACCGGGGTGCCAACGGCTGCGCCAATTGCCACTACGGCGTACAGGAACTTTAACTTTTGAAACATATACCTCCTAGGTTGTAAGCGATGTGATAAGTCCATTGTAGGTTTCAGGCTTTTCTCCTGTCAAATCAGGAGGCCTGTCCAGCGGCAAATCCAGCCAGTCTTGTGATCAAGTTTATCACCGTGTAGGTGGCTACAAGGAGGATAATAGCGATCACAATGTTGGTGATGCGGCGACGGGCAGTTTTCACTGCATCGGCGTTTCCGTAAGCCTGGATATACTGAATGCCCGCCACTAACAGGAAAATGATAGCGAGAGAGGTAATGGCGGCAAAGAAAATATCCAACCCGTTGGAAAGGGTCTTGTCCAAGGTGCAGTTGACTAGGTCCACGCCCGTGCTTGTGTTGGTTTGGCAGGTCGGGGACTGCGTAACCCTCTTGGTGAGGTCGGGTATGACAGCCGGCATCAGGGGAAGTGAGGCGGCAGATTTTCGAATCCAGTGTTTGAGGTGTTCCATCATATTATCCTTTCACCTCTACGGGCAGGCCAATCTTCAGAGGGTCTTCGTTACTCACCACGTTCACGGCACTGTACACGATGACCTTGGCCAAGAAGACCAGCCCAAGGCCCATGAAAGTGCCAATAAGTATGCCCTTGGCAGTCTTTAGGTTACCCTCGTTGGCAAAGCCAGAAATATAGAGGATGCCAGCGTACATGGTAAGGAGGATGGCCAGTGCGGTGGCAAACCAGTTCAGGATGGCCAGGATTTTGTAACCAAACCAGTAAAGGACATCGCGAGTCCAAAAGCCTTGGCTGCACACCGTTTCAATATCTGTTGTCCCATCTTCTTTTACGCCACGTATGCCATCGGGAATAATGGGGAAGAGGACGACGTCTTTGGCGTATGTCCCATCACCCTGCCGTTTAAAAGCCTTGCTTACGGCTTCTTTGGTACAGGGATTGTTAACGGCAGCCCCGCCTTCTGCCCGCAGGACGCGGGTTTTTTCTGCAGCTTCTTCACCTGCCGCAATGGAACGGGAGAGCGCCCCTCCGGTTGTCCGAGGCCCACTTTCAGGGGAAAGCTGGCTGCTTTGCAGGGTAAGCAACCCACCTGCCGCCATCACGGGCAATACAAGCAGGGCAAACCATGCCGGCTTGGCGCGGCGCTGTACGCGAGGCGTTGCGTGAGTGGGGATGATTTTTCCTAAGAAAGTGCGGCTCATCAGTTGAAAATATTGGCCACGAAGTTAAAGAGAATCACGCTGAACACCAGGAGAAAAATGCCACCCGCAATGTTGACGATGTTTTTCTTGGTCGTTTTGAACGCATCAGGGTTGCCGCTATTGGCAATGAGCAGGTAGACCGAGTAAACAATCCCTACAAATGCCAGGGGATACGCAATGGCGGACATGATGTCGGCCAGGCGGTTGGCTAGTGCAGGTAGTAAACTGTTTGGATCACTCCCCTTTGGTGTTATTTCACCAAGAGGCAAGTTAATGAGCCCCGCGGCAGCGAGACGGGGGAGGTTATGGAGATACTCTGTAAGCCTCTTATTCATCTGGCTGGGCCAAGAGAACGTTAATCTTTTCCGAACCACTGTCCAAAGCCTGGGCAGGCGTGAGCCCATTTTGGGAAACATCAACGATCATCTGCCGGAAGGCAGCGTCAAACAGTTCGCGGTCTTTCTTATAGACTGCCTTCCCGTTGAGGATCTGTTTGTTAGGAAACTCTTCAGGGTCTTCTGCGAGCGTGGCAAGGTATGGGCTTGAAAGGCCTGCCTCTGAAGCAAGCGAATCAGCGTACGCTGCTTCAAGCCGCAGGAAGTTGAGTGCAAGCTGTGGGTTGTCTGCAATACGTGGGATGGTTTCTGTCCAGAAACGGATCAGGTTAACCTGTGGCTGAAGCGGGGCAGTGCTAATTTGCGGCACTGGGGCAACTTCAAACTCCATCCGCGGGTACTTTGTGCGGAGCTGCTTTTCAAAATCAGTGAACCCAATCACCATCGCAACCTTTCCCTGTCCAAAAGCATCAAGGGCCTGAGGCATGGACGGGTTCCAGGTGTAGGTTGACTTGCTTGGGTTGGAGAAGGAAGTGAGGAAATCCAAGGCATTTTCACCTGGGCGGACTGACACGCCTGCGGGAGTGGTCTTGGGGATGTGGAAGAGTGCGCGGGTGTGGTCCGTAGAAACAATCTGGCCATCGTTTTGCATAATGAGCAGCTGAAGGACGTCCGCAGTGTTTGGGGAGTTGTCTGCCGTGCCTAAGGCAATGGCTGAACGCGTAATGGTTGCCCCGTCCCGACGGGTAATGTACTTGCTCTGTTCAACTAGGGCAGCCCAAGTCCGAGGGGACCCACTTAAGAGGTTCTGTACGGGTTGCAGCTGCTCGTCGCTTGGGTCTTCACCGAGGGACGCTTCGTATTCCCCATAGGCGTTCCCAAAGATTTCTGGGTTGTAGTAAAGCCGGAGCGTATCTACGCCAGTGGGAAGGCCGTACACATGGCCATCAATGGTAATTGATTCAGCAATACCGGCAGGATAAATTTTCTTTACCCAATCAACTGGTTTATATGGCCCACCTTCAGCGTCTTTTGTAGCTTCTTGGAAGAAGGTGTCACCCAGCCAGCCTAAGCGGGCTTTGTGATCGCCAAGCCAATCGTTAGGGATGCTCCAAATGTCTGGCCCTTGGCGCGCGCTCAGGGACTTGAGTGCAGCCAGTTCATAACCAGCAAGGCTCTTCTTTTTGTAGGAAAAGTCAGCGCCCTTATTCGCCTCAAGGAAGTCTGTCTTGATATCTGCAATGACATCTTCATTCTGATCTACCCGCCAAACCCTGAGCTGAGGTGCTTTTGTAGCAGCACCGTTGTTGGAGCCACATGCGGTAGCCATGAGTCCCACCAAAACGAGAACGCCCAAGAGACCTGTAAGCCGAACGGCGTCTCGGAATGATTGAGAGCGGTGCATGATATGCCCTTTAGAGATTGAGGTTTTTGAGGTAGTTGCGGAATTCTTCACCAATGTCTTCACGTTTCAACCCGAATTCGGTTACGGCCTTGAGGTAGTCCATCTTGTTGCCGCAGTCGTAGTAGTTGAGGTGGCCGCCGTTAACAGCAACAACCTGGCGTTGGCGGGCAAGTTGGTGGATGGCGTCTGTCATCCAAATTTCACCACCCTTGCCTGGCTGGAGGTTCTCTAGGAGCGGGAAGATGTCTGGAGTGAGCACGTACCCAATGAACGTGGCCTGGTCCACCATGTGGGCGTGTGCCTGGCCTGGCTTTTCAATGAAGTCAGTAACAGTCCACGTTTTGTCATCCAGCTGTTCCCCGGTCTTCACGTACCCGTACTTGTCATAGTCGGTGGGGTTGGAGCGTTCCAGGGTGAGAAGGGTAGGTGCTTGGTACTTGTGGTAGGTATCACGGAGAAGCTCAAGGCGGGACGGACTGCCCTGCCAAATGTCGTCACCTGAAACCACCATGAACGGCTCATCGTTAATGAGCTCTTTTACCTGGAGAAGGGCATGGCCCGTGCCAAGCTGTTCCTTTTGGCGGACATAAATGAACTTGGCGATATCAGAAATATCACGGATAAGTTTCTTTTCGGCGGTCTTACCCTTTCCGTCCAGAAGGTACTCAAGCTCAAGGTTGTAATCGAAGTAGTCCTCAATGGCGCGCTTGCTGTAACCAGTAATGAGGATCACTTCCTCAATGCCAGCGGCGACTGCCTCTTCCACAATGTATTGGATAACCGGCCGGTCGATGATCGGCAGCATTTCCTTGGGGATGGACTTTGTGAACGGCAAAAAACGTGTGCCGTAACCGGCCACGGGGATAACAATTTTCTTAATCTTGTCTGTCATAAACGGGGTGCGTCGCTAGCCCACTTGGACCGAGATGGTGTGTGTCCGGGCCTTAGCTGCTTTAGGGATACTAATAGTAAGGATGCCATCCACCAAACGGGCCTGAGCTTTGTCGGAATCTACAGCGATAGGGAGCTGGTAGGTGCGGGAAAAAGAACCCCAGTAACATTCTTGGACAAGGTACCCCTCTACAGTCTCATTCTGGTGATCGTGCCGTTCGCCCTTAATGCTTACCTGTTCGTCGGTGATGCTTACTTCAAGGTCTTCTTGGCGGACGCCAGCAATAGGCGCCTTTATGACAATATTGTCAGGCGTCTGATATACATCGATTGCCAGCTGACCTTCCATCTCTTCCATCCAGTCAGCAGGATCTACCATGGGTTCTTCATTGAGGGTGCTCATCCTCCTCCTTTGTCGGTTGGATTGCTTCTGTTCCAGTATGGGGGATGAGGGTACTCTCGTGCAACCGTAGACATGCTAAGGTAAGGGGTATGAAACGTCATTTTTCACCTCCCTTTGACCGCCCCGTTGTCCGGTGGCTCACCCTTCTCTTGGGGCTTGGTCTTTTGGTGGGTATATTTGCCCGTGTGTTCTGGTTGTCCTACCCAGGCGTACGGGTTTTTGACGAGGTCTACTTCCCGGTCTTTGCCCAGCAGTACCTGAACCATGTGGATGTTTTTGATGTGCATCCGCCCTTAGGCAAGTTCATCATTGCTGGTGGCATCCTTTTGTTTGGTGACACGGGGGTTGGCTGGCGGATTATGCCACTTCTCTTTGGGTTGCTTAGTATTTGGTTGGTTTCCGCGCTTTGGTATGCGTTGACCAAGGACCGGCTCGCTTCTGCCCTCATT comes from the Verrucomicrobiia bacterium genome and includes:
- a CDS encoding pilin, which gives rise to MFQKLKFLYAVVAIGAAVGTPVIAHAASPFSLPKPKQNLDGGSTPETTLTTLATRVIDIIFLLAGILAVIYLLWSGIQYITAGGNADKVKAARQGIINAVIGIVVIMAAFFIIRIATSTRGFFDKGVTGTTTTTQSTTGGGLGQ
- a CDS encoding extracellular solute-binding protein → MHRSQSFRDAVRLTGLLGVLVLVGLMATACGSNNGAATKAPQLRVWRVDQNEDVIADIKTDFLEANKGADFSYKKKSLAGYELAALKSLSARQGPDIWSIPNDWLGDHKARLGWLGDTFFQEATKDAEGGPYKPVDWVKKIYPAGIAESITIDGHVYGLPTGVDTLRLYYNPEIFGNAYGEYEASLGEDPSDEQLQPVQNLLSGSPRTWAALVEQSKYITRRDGATITRSAIALGTADNSPNTADVLQLLIMQNDGQIVSTDHTRALFHIPKTTPAGVSVRPGENALDFLTSFSNPSKSTYTWNPSMPQALDAFGQGKVAMVIGFTDFEKQLRTKYPRMEFEVAPVPQISTAPLQPQVNLIRFWTETIPRIADNPQLALNFLRLEAAYADSLASEAGLSSPYLATLAEDPEEFPNKQILNGKAVYKKDRELFDAAFRQMIVDVSQNGLTPAQALDSGSEKINVLLAQPDE
- a CDS encoding UTP--glucose-1-phosphate uridylyltransferase, with protein sequence MTDKIKKIVIPVAGYGTRFLPFTKSIPKEMLPIIDRPVIQYIVEEAVAAGIEEVILITGYSKRAIEDYFDYNLELEYLLDGKGKTAEKKLIRDISDIAKFIYVRQKEQLGTGHALLQVKELINDEPFMVVSGDDIWQGSPSRLELLRDTYHKYQAPTLLTLERSNPTDYDKYGYVKTGEQLDDKTWTVTDFIEKPGQAHAHMVDQATFIGYVLTPDIFPLLENLQPGKGGEIWMTDAIHQLARQRQVVAVNGGHLNYYDCGNKMDYLKAVTEFGLKREDIGEEFRNYLKNLNL
- a CDS encoding Hsp20/alpha crystallin family protein gives rise to the protein MSTLNEEPMVDPADWMEEMEGQLAIDVYQTPDNIVIKAPIAGVRQEDLEVSITDEQVSIKGERHDHQNETVEGYLVQECYWGSFSRTYQLPIAVDSDKAQARLVDGILTISIPKAAKARTHTISVQVG